A genomic window from Pseudomonas alcaligenes includes:
- the tssJ gene encoding type VI secretion system lipoprotein TssJ: MRRLISLSLLSLFTALGGCASLSPYSDTTKLDLKLQASEELNPDLRGRPSPIVVRLLELKNPSSFNNADFFSLYQRPKESLMPDLVSFEEMEVRPGEARELKLSVQPGSRYVGVVAAYRDLPEANWRYVVSLEEGEINQAGVMLGERGLEPLKQED; encoded by the coding sequence ATGCGCCGTCTTATCAGCCTGAGCCTGTTGTCTCTGTTCACCGCCCTGGGTGGCTGCGCCAGCCTGTCGCCCTACTCCGACACCACCAAGCTCGACCTCAAGCTGCAGGCCAGCGAAGAGCTCAACCCGGACCTGCGCGGCCGCCCGTCGCCGATCGTGGTGCGCCTGCTGGAGCTGAAGAACCCCTCGTCGTTCAACAACGCCGACTTCTTCTCCCTGTACCAGCGGCCCAAGGAATCGCTGATGCCCGACCTGGTCAGCTTCGAGGAGATGGAAGTGCGCCCCGGCGAGGCGCGCGAGCTGAAACTCTCCGTACAACCGGGCAGCCGCTACGTCGGTGTGGTCGCGGCCTACCGCGATCTGCCGGAAGCCAACTGGCGCTACGTCGTCAGCCTGGAAGAGGGCGAGATCAACCAGGCCGGCGTGATGCTCGGCGAACGCGGCCTCGAACCGCTCAAGCAAGAGGACTGA
- the tssM gene encoding type VI secretion system membrane subunit TssM, which produces MKDFLKKTAALFRKTWVWSLCLVLVLALLIWFVGPLLAVADSKFWESAASRLVSISLLFLAWGLFIVFISWRANVRKKAEADDVDAQERLRREGLISDEQVELRGRFKQALRTLKTSSLYRGRSEKWRNELPWYLLLGAEGSGKTSLLEFSGLDFPLNKGDERRLTKDVGGTRYCDWYFADNAVLIDTAGRYLTQPDVAVDSRAWHTLLSLLRKRRARPLNGVLASIPVDTLLYASELELENFARQLRQRLHELHAELRAEVPVYLVLSKADKVIGFDEFFDQLSREESDQVLGASFRKGQNATDASVVRQEFEELLRRLNSQVIMRLHQERDTQRRGRILDFPHQLGQLGERLCLLVELAFSGNRYQRPSHLRGFYLTSAPQLQELLDPSTTGIGRNLGLAGSSLPTYRSGRARFIHQLLSRVIFPEAELAGLDDKEVRRIDWRQRGLYAGAAACLVLFGLLWGTSYSANHGRLEQLRELALQLTREGEGVSAQDEAKRVLPLLDGSHAATQVFPTPGDASLLERGGLYQGPAVQPEVHAAYRRSLEQELLPRVASQLEAQIRANRDDRELLLGSLRAYLMLNLEERRDPAFLQDWLAADWSLRYAGDEPTQKGLNAHFQRLLSEPFAAYPLNQTLVAEARQILRSESLAGVVYRMLRDQARSLPEYRIAQALGAQAPLMLGSDYAIPGLYTQKGYQQFFVAQGLGLVRDILEDNWVLGEGNQLSDQDLGRLMVELEQLYFRDYANYWGEAVAQLGLEPLGNTAQGITTLTALTAANSPLLQVLVEVRDNTRFDLPAAADQVDDLAAQAKLGKQGKLAAAAAGKGLDAVAKSLPDTARKALQRRFEPLHRLLDDNSGAGPELAATLQALDALQLQLSGLAHASSPEQAAFEMAKARMQGRPDAINQVRGTAARLPQPVANWLTLLADDSWQLVLNDAYGYLNKRYRHELYGFYKESLFKRYPFSAKSDSDVAIADFREFFKADGVADAFVDRYLKAFVSDSEGKYQLRRLDGQGLPLSPVFLAQMNRTQVIRRSFFAENPAEPLVLFKLEPFALDYSVNRADFQFGGQQLEYRHGPIIASAFRWPAEGENERSSLVLEEQGGRRVGIGKDSGPWALFRLLDQMQVEQHSGRDVLLLKANLSGLQAKYLLHSQRSPNPFDASLLRQFKLPATL; this is translated from the coding sequence ATGAAGGACTTTCTCAAGAAAACGGCGGCGTTGTTCCGCAAGACCTGGGTCTGGAGCCTGTGCCTGGTGCTGGTGCTGGCCCTGCTGATCTGGTTCGTCGGCCCGCTGCTGGCGGTGGCCGACAGCAAATTCTGGGAGTCGGCGGCCAGCCGCCTGGTCAGCATCAGCCTGCTGTTCCTCGCCTGGGGCCTGTTCATCGTGTTCATCAGCTGGCGCGCCAATGTGCGCAAAAAAGCCGAGGCGGACGACGTTGACGCCCAGGAACGCCTGCGCCGCGAGGGCCTGATCAGCGACGAGCAGGTGGAGCTGCGCGGCCGCTTCAAGCAGGCCCTGCGCACCCTGAAGACCTCCAGCCTGTACCGCGGGCGCAGCGAGAAGTGGCGCAACGAGCTGCCCTGGTACCTGCTGCTCGGCGCCGAGGGCAGCGGCAAGACCAGCCTGCTGGAGTTCTCCGGCCTGGACTTCCCGCTGAACAAGGGCGACGAACGGCGCCTGACCAAGGACGTCGGCGGCACTCGCTACTGCGACTGGTACTTCGCCGACAACGCGGTGCTGATCGACACCGCCGGCCGCTACCTGACCCAGCCCGACGTGGCGGTCGACAGCCGCGCCTGGCACACCCTGCTGAGCCTGCTGCGCAAGCGCCGCGCGCGCCCGCTGAACGGCGTGCTGGCGAGCATTCCGGTGGATACCCTGCTGTACGCCAGCGAACTGGAGCTGGAGAACTTCGCCCGCCAGCTGCGCCAGCGCCTGCACGAACTGCACGCCGAACTGCGCGCCGAGGTGCCGGTGTACCTGGTGCTGAGCAAGGCCGACAAGGTCATCGGTTTCGACGAATTCTTCGACCAGCTGAGCCGCGAGGAAAGCGACCAGGTGCTCGGCGCCAGCTTCCGCAAGGGGCAGAACGCCACCGACGCCAGCGTGGTGCGCCAGGAGTTTGAGGAGCTGCTGCGCCGTCTCAACAGCCAGGTGATCATGCGCCTGCACCAGGAGCGCGACACCCAGCGCCGCGGCCGTATCCTCGACTTCCCGCACCAGCTCGGCCAGCTCGGCGAACGCCTCTGCCTGCTGGTGGAACTGGCCTTCAGCGGCAACCGCTACCAGCGCCCCAGCCACCTGCGCGGCTTCTACCTGACCAGCGCGCCGCAGCTGCAGGAGCTGCTCGACCCGAGCACCACCGGCATCGGTCGCAACCTCGGCCTGGCCGGCAGCAGCCTGCCGACCTACCGCAGCGGCCGCGCGCGCTTTATCCACCAGCTGCTCAGCCGAGTGATCTTCCCCGAGGCCGAACTGGCCGGCCTGGACGACAAGGAAGTACGCCGCATCGACTGGCGCCAGCGTGGCCTGTACGCCGGCGCCGCCGCCTGCCTGGTGCTGTTCGGCCTGCTCTGGGGCACCAGCTACTCGGCCAACCACGGCCGCCTGGAACAGCTGCGCGAGCTGGCCCTGCAGCTGACCCGCGAGGGCGAGGGCGTGAGCGCCCAGGACGAGGCCAAGCGCGTGCTGCCGCTGCTCGATGGCAGCCATGCCGCCACCCAGGTGTTCCCGACGCCGGGCGACGCCAGCCTGCTGGAGCGCGGCGGCCTGTACCAGGGCCCGGCCGTGCAGCCCGAGGTGCATGCCGCCTACCGTCGCAGCCTGGAGCAGGAACTGTTGCCGCGCGTGGCCAGCCAGCTGGAGGCGCAGATCCGCGCCAATCGCGACGACCGCGAGCTGCTGCTGGGCAGCCTACGCGCCTACCTGATGCTCAACCTCGAGGAGCGCCGCGACCCGGCCTTCCTGCAGGACTGGCTGGCCGCCGACTGGTCGCTGCGCTACGCCGGCGACGAGCCGACGCAGAAGGGCCTCAACGCGCACTTCCAGCGCCTGCTGAGCGAACCCTTTGCCGCCTACCCGCTTAACCAGACGCTGGTAGCCGAGGCGCGGCAGATCCTGCGCAGCGAGTCGCTGGCCGGCGTGGTCTACCGCATGCTCCGCGACCAGGCGCGCAGCCTGCCCGAGTACCGCATCGCCCAGGCCCTCGGCGCCCAGGCGCCGCTGATGCTGGGCAGCGACTACGCCATTCCCGGCCTGTACACGCAGAAGGGCTATCAACAGTTCTTCGTCGCCCAGGGCCTCGGCCTGGTGCGCGACATCCTCGAAGACAACTGGGTGTTGGGCGAAGGCAACCAGCTCAGCGACCAGGACCTCGGCCGCCTGATGGTGGAGCTGGAGCAGCTGTACTTCCGCGACTACGCCAACTACTGGGGCGAGGCCGTCGCCCAGCTGGGCCTGGAGCCGCTCGGCAACACCGCCCAGGGCATCACCACCCTCACCGCCCTGACCGCGGCCAACTCGCCGCTGCTGCAGGTGCTGGTGGAAGTGCGCGACAACACCCGCTTCGACCTGCCGGCCGCCGCCGATCAGGTCGACGACCTGGCCGCCCAGGCCAAGCTCGGCAAACAGGGCAAGCTGGCTGCGGCCGCCGCCGGCAAGGGCCTGGACGCCGTCGCCAAGAGCCTGCCGGACACCGCGCGCAAGGCCCTGCAACGGCGCTTCGAGCCGTTGCACCGGCTGCTCGACGACAACAGCGGCGCCGGCCCGGAACTGGCCGCCACCCTGCAGGCGCTGGATGCCCTGCAGCTGCAGCTGAGCGGTCTGGCCCATGCCAGCTCGCCGGAACAGGCTGCCTTCGAGATGGCCAAGGCGCGCATGCAGGGCCGCCCGGATGCGATCAACCAGGTCCGCGGCACCGCCGCGCGCCTGCCGCAACCGGTGGCCAACTGGCTGACTCTGCTGGCCGACGACAGCTGGCAACTGGTGCTGAACGACGCCTATGGCTACCTGAACAAGCGCTATCGCCACGAGCTGTACGGCTTCTACAAGGAGTCGCTGTTCAAGCGCTACCCGTTCAGCGCCAAGAGCGACAGCGACGTGGCCATCGCCGACTTCCGCGAGTTCTTCAAGGCCGATGGCGTGGCCGATGCCTTCGTCGACCGCTACCTCAAGGCTTTCGTCAGCGACAGCGAGGGCAAGTACCAGCTGCGCCGCCTGGACGGCCAGGGCCTGCCACTGTCGCCGGTGTTCCTGGCGCAGATGAACCGCACCCAGGTGATCCGCCGCAGCTTCTTCGCCGAAAACCCGGCCGAGCCGCTGGTGCTGTTCAAGCTGGAACCCTTCGCCCTGGACTACAGCGTCAACCGCGCCGACTTCCAGTTCGGCGGCCAGCAGCTGGAATACCGCCACGGCCCGATCATCGCCAGCGCCTTCCGCTGGCCGGCCGAGGGCGAGAACGAGCGCAGCAGCCTGGTGCTGGAGGAACAGGGCGGCCGCCGCGTCGGCATCGGCAAGGACAGTGGCCCCTGGGCGCTGTTCCGCCTGCTCGACCAGATGCAGGTCGAACAGCACAGCGGGCGTGACGTGCTGCTGCTCAAGGCCAACCTGAGCGGCCTGCAGGCCAAGTACCTGCTGCACAGCCAGCGCTCGCCGAACCCGTTCGACGCCAGCCTGCTGCGCCAGTTCAAGCTGCCGGCGACCCTCTGA
- the icmH gene encoding type IVB secretion system protein IcmH/DotU, which translates to MIREAQDTTVVLNRQGEGAAPRGPLTDFATPRFEQLEERMVHAARMRPAEVFNISFNPLVAASALLLSEVVRLKTSAAAENFDALNERLNVAIKLFEHRALQEGMDGGQVMAARYVLCTVVDEAVVTTPWGNESAWSQMSLLSTFHNETFGGEKFFQLLEHLSRNPVKHLAMLELMYICLSLGFEGKYRVLPRGMLELEAIRDSLYRQIRQLRGDIPRELSPHWEGLKDGRRRLVRIVPGWLVAVATVAGLALLYAGFSWVLHEQRGTVLQPYQAAEVAPTPAHSNQG; encoded by the coding sequence ATGATCAGGGAAGCACAGGACACCACCGTCGTCCTCAACCGCCAGGGAGAAGGCGCCGCGCCGCGCGGCCCGCTCACCGACTTCGCCACGCCGCGCTTCGAGCAGCTCGAAGAGCGCATGGTGCATGCCGCGCGCATGCGCCCGGCGGAAGTCTTCAACATCAGCTTCAACCCGCTGGTGGCCGCCAGCGCGCTGCTGCTCTCGGAAGTGGTGCGGCTGAAGACCTCGGCCGCCGCGGAGAACTTCGACGCGCTCAACGAACGCCTCAACGTGGCGATCAAGCTGTTCGAACACCGCGCCCTGCAGGAAGGCATGGACGGCGGCCAGGTGATGGCGGCGCGCTACGTGCTGTGCACCGTGGTCGACGAGGCGGTGGTGACCACGCCCTGGGGCAACGAGAGTGCCTGGTCGCAGATGAGCCTGCTGTCGACCTTCCACAACGAGACGTTCGGCGGCGAGAAGTTCTTCCAGCTGCTCGAACACCTGTCGCGCAACCCGGTCAAGCACCTGGCCATGCTCGAGCTGATGTACATCTGCCTGTCGCTCGGCTTCGAGGGCAAGTACCGCGTGCTGCCGCGCGGCATGCTCGAACTGGAGGCGATCCGCGACAGCCTGTACCGGCAGATCCGCCAGTTGCGCGGCGACATCCCGCGTGAACTGTCGCCGCACTGGGAAGGCCTCAAGGATGGCCGCCGGCGGCTGGTACGCATCGTCCCCGGCTGGCTGGTGGCGGTGGCCACGGTGGCCGGCCTGGCGCTGCTCTACGCCGGCTTCAGCTGGGTGCTGCACGAGCAGCGCGGCACGGTGCTGCAACCCTATCAGGCGGCCGAGGTTGCCCCGACCCCCGCACACAGCAATCAGGGATGA
- the tssK gene encoding type VI secretion system baseplate subunit TssK — translation MEMLKVVWQEGMLLRPQHFQQNDRYFEHQLKSRSRLQDIYPWGFFSLEIDRQFLGMGKLVLSQASGVLPDGSLFELDTSRDPLALDVPPNTAATPVYLALPLVTGNHIESRRAEQQDVLARYRAHELEVADSNAGDVTVSQVSCGRPDFRLLLGEQQNDQAFVKLKVAEIFDTSPDGVISLDPEFSPTFLHTQASSYLLSCLKEVISLLGHRGDILAERVRAAGKLGNTEVGDFLMLQLVNRYEPQLRHYLSLEQMHPELLYRELVGLLGELATFAADHKRPRLDSRYLHNDQAGSFRKLMEALRQVLSMVLEQHAIELPLQQRQYGIQVSPLQDHALLGSATFVLAADAQCESEELRKRLPAHLKIGAVERIRQLVNLHLPGIKVKPLPVAPRQIPFHAGKTYFALEFSAEELAQLESSGGFAFHVSGDFAGLELKFWAIRS, via the coding sequence ATGGAAATGCTCAAGGTTGTCTGGCAGGAAGGGATGCTCCTGCGCCCGCAGCACTTCCAGCAGAACGATCGCTACTTCGAGCACCAGCTCAAGTCGCGCTCGCGCCTGCAGGACATCTATCCCTGGGGCTTCTTCAGCCTGGAGATCGACCGCCAGTTCCTCGGCATGGGCAAGCTGGTGCTCAGCCAGGCCAGCGGCGTGCTGCCCGATGGCAGCCTGTTCGAGCTGGATACCAGCCGCGACCCACTGGCTCTGGACGTGCCGCCGAATACCGCGGCCACCCCGGTGTACCTGGCCCTGCCGCTGGTCACCGGCAACCATATCGAGAGCCGCCGCGCCGAGCAGCAGGACGTGCTGGCGCGCTACCGCGCCCATGAGCTGGAAGTGGCCGACTCCAACGCCGGCGACGTCACCGTCAGCCAGGTCAGCTGCGGCCGCCCGGACTTCCGCCTGCTGCTCGGCGAGCAGCAGAACGACCAGGCCTTCGTGAAGTTGAAGGTGGCGGAAATCTTCGACACCAGCCCCGACGGGGTGATCAGCCTCGACCCGGAATTCAGCCCGACCTTCCTGCACACCCAGGCCTCCAGCTACCTGCTGTCCTGCCTCAAGGAAGTGATCAGCCTGCTCGGCCACCGCGGCGACATCCTCGCTGAACGAGTGCGCGCCGCCGGCAAGCTGGGCAATACCGAGGTCGGCGATTTCCTCATGCTGCAGCTGGTCAACCGCTACGAGCCGCAGCTGCGCCACTACCTCTCCCTGGAGCAGATGCACCCGGAGCTGTTGTACCGCGAGCTGGTCGGCCTGCTCGGCGAGCTGGCCACCTTCGCCGCCGACCACAAGCGCCCGCGCCTGGACAGCCGCTACCTGCACAACGACCAGGCCGGCAGCTTCCGCAAGCTGATGGAGGCGCTGCGCCAGGTGCTGTCCATGGTGCTGGAACAGCACGCCATCGAGCTGCCGCTGCAGCAGCGCCAGTACGGCATCCAGGTGTCGCCGCTGCAGGACCACGCACTGCTCGGCAGCGCCACCTTCGTGCTCGCCGCCGACGCCCAGTGCGAGTCCGAGGAGCTGCGCAAGCGCCTGCCGGCGCACCTGAAGATCGGCGCGGTGGAGCGCATCCGCCAGCTGGTCAACCTGCACCTGCCGGGGATCAAGGTGAAGCCGCTGCCAGTGGCACCGCGGCAGATCCCCTTCCACGCCGGCAAGACCTACTTCGCCCTGGAGTTCAGCGCCGAGGAACTGGCGCAGCTGGAGAGCTCCGGTGGCTTTGCCTTCCACGTGTCCGGCGACTTCGCCGGGCTTGAGCTGAAATTCTGGGCGATCAGGAGCTGA